The Kwoniella dendrophila CBS 6074 chromosome 1, complete sequence genome contains a region encoding:
- a CDS encoding alpha,alpha-trehalose-phosphate synthase [UDP-forming] 1 — MSPPSAVPGSPYTSNHTSSPTQATFSSTMPNQPKPQTEFPESGEKKEQRLIVVSNRLPVTISKDANGEYHFKMSSGGLVSALSGCKKTMSFTWIGWPGKDIPMADRETVNRRLLEEYNCYPVYLSDEVADRHYNGFSNSILWPLFHYHPGEMNFDAAHWLAYREANMRFAEVVSNFCQSGDMVWVQDYHLMLLPMLLRSMISGESAQGEMVRKELGRVKEGVDDEVVKDVLGMQPGVASAPGEDGQDEGVEMLDDVEEEGEPLEIKTKTPPPQNRRPHFPRGLSTFQKQEMVAKEKGKDGIRIGFFLHTPFPSSEIYRVLPVRREILLGVLQCDLIGFHTYDYARHFLSSCTRILGLQTQPNGIEFEGRYAQVGTYPIGIEPMQFVEGLQQEKVQNRLKALETRFQGCKVIIGVDRLDYIKGIPQKLHALEVFLTQHPEWIGKVVLVQLAIPSRQDVEEYQNLRACVNELVGRINGRFGTVEFMPIHFLHKSVPFEELTAMYALADACLVTSTRDGMNLVAYEYISSQSKRHGSMVLSEFAGAAQSLNGSILINPWDVQSTADAIHAALEMGPEQRKSNWEKLFNYVSKYTAEAWGTTFVNELTRLSGLPPAGPAGPRKKSMSLSRTSSKASIRRRASQASVVGQPA, encoded by the exons ATGTCCCCACCTTCCGCTGTACCAGGATCACCATATACATCAAATcatacttcttcacctactcaagcaacattttcatcaacaatgCCTAATCAACCTAAACCTCAAACTGAATTTCCCGAatcaggtgaaaagaaagaacaacGTTTAATTGTCGTTTCTAATAGATTACCTGTAACAATCAGTAAAGATGCTAACGGTGAATACCACTTCAAA ATGTCTTCAGGTGGTTTGGTATCCGCTTTAAGTGGTTGTAAGAAGACAATGAGTTTCACTTGGATTGGTTGGCCAGGTAAAGAT ATTCCAATGGCAGACAGAGAAACCGTGAACAGAAGATTATTAGAGGAATATAACTGTTATCCAGTTTATCTTTCTGACGAAGTAGCTGATAGACATTACAATG GTTTCTCCAACTCCATCCTCTGGCCATTGTTCCACTATCACCCTGGAGAAATGAATTTTGATGCTGCTCATTGGTTAGCTTACAGAGAAGCTAATATGAGATTTGCTGAAGTTGTTTCTAATTTTTGTCAATCTGGTGATATGGTTTGGGTACAAGATTATCATTTAATGTTATTACCAATGTTATTACGTTCAATGATTTCAGGTGAATCTGCACAAGGTGAAATGGTTAGAAAAGAATTAGGAAGagttaaagaaggtgtagatgatgaagttgtaaaagatgttttaggtatgCAACCTGGTGTTGCTTCAGCAcctggtgaagatggtcaagatgaaggtgtagaaatgttagatgatgttgaagaagaaggtgaaccaTTAGAAATTAAAACAAAAACTCCACCACCACAAAATAGAAGACCTCATTTCCCAAGAGGTTTATCAACTTTCCAAAAACAAGAAATGGTAGccaaagaaaaaggtaaagatggtatcAGAATCGGTTTCTTCTTACATACTCCTTTCCCTTCAAGTGAAATTTATCG AGTTCTCCCAGTACGAAGAGAAATTTTACTTGGTGTACTCCAATGTGATTTGATTGG ATTCCACACATATGATTACGCTCGACACTTCTTATCATCATGTACAAGAATTTTAGGATTACAAACCCAACCTAACGGTATCGAATTTGAAGGTAGATATGCACAAGTTGGTACATATCCAATTGGTATAGAACCAATGCAATTTGTCGAAGGtttacaacaagaaaaagttCAAAACAGATTAAAAGCTCTTGAAACTAGATTCCAAGGTTGTAAAGTTATCATTGGTGTAGATCGATTAGATTACATTAAAGGTATTCCACAAAAATTACACGCTCTGGAAGTCTTCTTAACTCAACATCCTGAATGGAttggtaaa GTTGTATTGGTACAATTGGCTATTCCATCTAGacaagatgtagaagaataCCAAAATCTTAGAGCATGTGTTAATGAATTAGTAGGAAGAATTAACGGTAGATTCGGAACCGTGGAATTCATGCCAATTCATTTCTTGCATAAATCTGTCCCTTTCGAAGAATTAACAGCAATGTACGCTTTGGCCGATGCTTGTTTAGTTACCTCCACAAGAGATGGTATGAACTTG GTCGCTTACGAATATATCTCTTCTCAATCCAAACGACACGGTTCAATGGTTCTCTCTGAGTTTGCTGGTGCTGCTCAATCATTGAACGGTAGTATTCTCATCAACCCTT GGGATGTACAATCTACCGCCGATGCTATTCATGCCGCATTAGAAATGGGTCCTGAACaaaggaaatcaaattggGAGAAATTGTTCAAC TACGTCAGTAAATACACTGCTGAAGCATGGGGTACAACTTTTGTAAACGAAT TAACTCGTCTTTCTGGCTTACCACCTGCCGGACCTGCTGGACCAAGAAAGAAGTCTATGAGTTTAAGTAGAACAAGTTCAAAAGCCAGTATTAGAAGAAGAGCAAGTCAAGCTAGTGTAGTTGGTCAACCTGCTTAA